Proteins found in one Pyrus communis chromosome 15, drPyrComm1.1, whole genome shotgun sequence genomic segment:
- the LOC137718524 gene encoding (R)-mandelonitrile beta-glucosyltransferase-like, whose amino-acid sequence MVSITLAEKPHAVCVPFPAQGHINPMLNVAKLLHFKGFHITFVNTEFNHKRLLKSQGSNSLDGLPSFQFETIPDGLPPINANVTQDIPSLCHSTKKTCLPHFRELLSKLNSSPDSPPVSCIVSDGVMSFTLDAAQELGIPEVLFWTTSACGFLAYMQFYRLIEKGHTPLKDASYLTNGYLDTVIDWIPGMKDIRLKDIPSFMRTTEPDDQMLDFILVETERAKKASAIILNTFHDFEREVLDALSTLLPPVYSIGPLNLQIGQIPVDKELKSIRSNLWIEEPECLEWLHTKEPNSVVYVNFGSITVMTNEQLTEFAWGLANCKKTFLWVIRPDLVGGDSAVVPPEFVEETKDRSLMASWCPQEQVLSHPAIGGFLTHCGWNSTLESVCGGVPMVCWPFFAEQQTNCRFSCKELGIGLEIEGDVKRKYVEGLVRKLMDGKEGKEMRKKALEWKKLAKEASSGPNGSSFADFDKMVNQVLLSQKK is encoded by the exons ATGGTTTCGATTACTTTGGCAGAAAAGCCGCATGCAGTTTGCGTACCATTCCCAGCTCAAGGTCACATAAACCCTATGCTCAACGTAGCCAAACTCCTCCACTTCAAAGGCTTTCACATAACCTTTGTCAACACAGAGTTCAACCACAAACGCCTCCTCAAATCCCAAGGTTCCAACTCCCTTGACGGCCTTCCCTCTTTCCAGTTCGAGACCATTCCCGATGGGCTCCCTCCAATAAATGCCAATGTTACCCAAGACATACCATCTTTGTGTCATTCCACTAAGAAAACATGCTTGCCTCACTTCAGAGAGCTTTTGTCCAAGCTCAACTCTTCGCCCGATTCACCTCCTGTGAGTTGCATAGTTTCCGATGGTGTCATGAGCTTCACTCTTGATGCAGCTCAGGAACTAGGGATTCCCGAAGTGCTTTTCTGGACAACAAGTGCTTGTGGCTTCTTGGCCTACATGCAGTTTTACCGTCTCATTGAAAAGGGTCACACTCCTCTTAAAG ATGCCAGCTATTTGACAAACGGGTATTTGGATACCGTGATAGATTGGATACCAGGAATGAAAGATATCCGATTGAAGGACATTCCAAGCTTCATGAGAACTACAGAACCCGATGACCAAATGCTGGATTTTATTCTGGTTGAGACAGAACGAGCAAAAAAGGCTTCAGCAATTATATTGAACACATTCCATGACTTTGAACGTGAAGTTTTAGATGCACTTTCAACTCTGCTTCCGCCTGTTTACTCCATCGGACCTCTAAATCTACAAATCGGTCAGATTCCGGTGGATAAAGAGTTGAAGTCGATCAGATCGAACCTATGGATTGAGGAACCAGAGTGCCTTGAGTGGCTTCACACTAAAGAGCCCAACTCTGTGGTTTATGTTAACTTTGGAAGCATCACGGTTATGACAAATGAGCAGCTAACTGAGTTTGCATGGGGACTTGCAAATTGTAAGAAGACCTTTTTGTGGGTAATTAGGCCTGACTTAGTTGGTGGGGATTCAGCTGTGGTTCCTCCGGAGtttgtggaggagaccaaagATAGGAGCCTAATGGCAAGTTGGTGTCCTCAGGAACAAGTTCTAAGTCACCCAGCTATCGGAGGGTTTTTGACGCACTGCGGATGGAACTCTACCCTTGAAAGCGTGTGCGGTGGAGTGCCAATGGTTTGCTGGCCCTTCTTTGCGGAACAACAAACCAATTGCAGGTTCAGTTGCAAAGAGTTGGGCATTGGGTTGGAGATTGAAGGCGATGTGAAAAGGAAATATGTGGAGGGGCTTGTGAGAAAGTTAATGGACGGGAAGGAGGGCaaagaaatgagaaagaaagCCTTGGAGTGGAAAAAGTTGGCAAAGGAGGCCAGTAGTGGTCCTAATGGATCATCTTTTGCGGATTTCGACAAAATGGTCAACCAGGTgcttctatcacaaaaaaagTAG